One window from the genome of Salvia splendens isolate huo1 chromosome 9, SspV2, whole genome shotgun sequence encodes:
- the LOC121748653 gene encoding paired amphipathic helix protein Sin3-like 2 isoform X4, with translation MKRLRDDVFLNPQFKRPFGSSSRGESYGLPNPPIAGGGGGMDGVGAIGGGDGGAGGSVTGGGGTAVTAGGAQKLTTNDALSYLKDVKDMFQDQREKYDRFLDVMKDFKAQRIDTAGVIARVKELFKGHPNLILGFNTFLPKGYEITLTDEEEAPAKRTVEFEEAISFVNKIKRRFQNDDHVYKSFLDILNMYRKEHKGIKQVYEEVAALFEDHPDLLDEFTRFLPDTSSTVSAPQASFGRHSFHRYDERSSALPTTGQSHVDKQRLRRDSIIGPRGERDLSVECPDVDDDKSVTRLHKELKKHSEKDNRDMKNRDHDDRDPDIENNKDATIHRLSEKRKSVRKDYGDDKDASKSMYCHEFDFCEKVKERLRSADDYQAFLKCLHIYSTEIITRKELQSLVADLLGKFPDLMEGFKEFLEHCERLEGFLAGVMGKKTLWNEGNASKSIKIEEKEKEPKREVEGGKEKDRYNLKYWGKSIQELDLSNCQRCSPSYRLLPEDYPIPLASQRSELGAQVLNDHWVSVTSGSEDYSFKHMRRNQYEESLFRCEDDRFELDLLLESVSSTAKRAEELLNSINNKSTDSDSHIRIEDHFTALNLRCIERLYGDHGLDVMDILRKNPSHALPVVLTRLKQKQEDWTKCRLDFNKIWADIYSKNHYKSLDHRSFYFKQQDSKNLSTKALVAEIKEIKEKRQKEDSVLLSIVAGNRHSIVPDIEFEYSDAEIHDDVYKIIEYSCEEVCSTKEQINKVLRFWTTFLEPMLGIHSRPQSNVATKDDASKHQMIKHTATGTTEGEDSPHADASVTNFKQPKPNCNGELSTSPQHNSGRLSLKNVDAKVGLTAGERLTNTDAALSSGSDANLVLQFQGHGANLLQLNNGHSEENNGAKPITGDLHSLEVGETVRLNQLKNGELAEGSRLTAYKEDVIGPYKNEKEEGIREENCADAAGENDEDADDEESENVSEAGEDVSGSESAADDCSREEHDEEDDGEHDLNGKAESEGEAENNSEAHDTGADGASVPQSERFLMTCKPLSKYVASPILGAGKKDQRFFYGNDTFYVLFRLHQTLYERILSAKVNSLSAESKWRTTNDDSSDPYARFTSSLFNLLDGSSDNTKFEDDCRSLIGNQSYMLFTLDKLIYKLVKQLQTVSSDEVDCKLIQLYEYEDSRKPEKYVDSVYYENVHVLLHEENIYRFQCTTSPTCLSIQLMDDGNEKSEVVAVSVDPNFSSYLHNDYLSVAHGKKLSSPVMLNRNLQKYANLDESTALSTATENVMIMHGLECKMAASSFKISYVLDTEDYFIRLGRRRENKPAGSHAQTRVQRFRGFLAASL, from the exons ATGAAGCGTTTGCGGGATGATGTGTTTTTAAACCCTCAATTTAAGAGACCATTCGGCTCTTCTTCTCGAGGAGAATC GTATGGCCTGCCAAATCCTCCTATAGCCGGTGGTGGTGGGGGCATGGATGGAGTTGGGGCAATAGGAGGAGGAGATGGTGGTGCTGGTGGCAGTGTTACTGGTGGTGGTGGTACGGCTGTTACAGCTGGAGGTGCACAAAAGCTCACGACAAATGATGCATTGAGTTATTTGAAGGATGTTAAGGACATGTTCCAGGATCAAAGGGAAAAATATGATAGGTTCCTTGATGTCATGAAAGACTTTAAGGCTCAAAG AATTGACACCGCTGGGGTCATAGCTAGGGTGAAAGAGTTGTTTAAAGGACATCCTAATCTAATACTTGGGTTTAACACATTCTTGCCTAAAGGATATGAAATTACCCTAACTGACGAGGAAGAGGCTCCAGCAAAGAGGACCGTTGAGTTTGAGGAGGCTATTAGTTTTGTCAATAAGATCAAG AGACGTTTTCAAAATGATGATCATGTGTATAAATCTTTCTTGGACATTTTGAATATGTACCGGAAAGAACATAAGGGTATAAAGCAGGTGTACGAAGAG GTTGCAGCACTTTTTGAGGACCACCCAGACCTTCTTGATGAATTCACGAGATTTCTGCCAGATACTTCATCCACAGTGTCAGCTCCTCAGGCTTCTTTTGGACGGCATTCTTTTCATCGTTATGATGAGAGGAGCTCTGCCCTACCCACAACAGGACAGTCTCATGTAGATAAG CAGCGGCTGCGAAGGGATAGTATCATCGGTCCCCGTGGAGAAAGAGATCTTAGTGTTGAATGTCCTGATGTTGATGATGATAAAAGCGTTACGCGATTGCACAAAGAGCTGAAGAAACATTCTGAAAAAGATAATAGGGATATGAAAAACCGTGATCATGATGACAGAGATCCTGACATCGAGAACAATAAGGACGCTACCATACATCGTCTTTCCGAGAAAAGAAAATCTGTTCGGAAAGACTATGGGGATGATAAAGATGCATCAAAAA GTATGTACTGCCATGAGTTTGACTTTTGTGAAAAGGTGAAGGAGAGGTTGCGCAGTGCGGATGATTACCAGGCATTTTTGAAATGCCTTCACATTTACAGTACAGAAATCATTACAAGAAAGGAATTACAGAGTTTG GTTGCTGATTTACTTGGTAAATTTCCTGATCTCATGGAAGGCTTCAAGGAATTTTTGGAGCACTGTGAGCGTTTAG AGGGTTTCTTGGCTGGTGTTATGGGCAAAA AAACATTATGGAATGAAGGAAATGCTTCGAAATCTATCAAAATAgaggaaaaagagaaagaaCCAAAACGTGAAGTGGAAGGAGGGAAAGAGAAAGATAGATACAATTTGAAATACTGGGGAAAGTCCATTCAAGAGCTGGACCTTTCCAATTGTCAACGCTGCTCCCCCAGTTATCGGCTTCTTCCTGAAGAT TATCCAATTCCCTTAGCTAGCCAGAGGTCAGAGCTTGGTgctcaagttttgaatgatcaTTGGGTGTCAGTGACATCTGGTAGTGAGGATTATTCTTTTAAACACATGCGAAGAAACCAGTACGAAGAAAGCCTCTTTAGGTGTGAAGATGATAG ATTTGAGCTAGACTTGTTATTGGAGTCTGTCAGTTCAACTGCGAAGCGAGCAGAGGAGCTTTTGAACAGTATTAATAACAAATCAACTGATTCAGACAGTCACATACGGATCGAAGACCATTTTACAG CTCTGAATTTAAGATGCATTGAACGCCTATACGGTGACCATGGTCTTGATGTGATGGACATTTTGCGTAAAAATCCGTCTCATGCATTGCCTGTTGTCCTAACCCGACTTAAGCAGAAGCAGGAGGACTGGACCAAGTGTCGTTTGGATTTTAACAAAATTTGGGCTGACATATATTCTAAGAACCATTACAAATCTCTTGATCACCGAAGTTTCTACTTCAAGCAACAAGATTCAAAGAACTTGAGCACAAAAG CTTTAGTGGCagaaataaaagaaatcaaGGAGAAAAGGCAGAAAGAGGATAGTGTGCTTCTTAGTATTGTTGCTGGAAATAGACACTCTATTGTTCCAGACATTGAATTTGAATATTCTGATGCTGAGATTCATGATGATGTTTATAAGATTATCGAATACTCATGCGAAGAAGTCTGCTCAACAAAAGAACAAATCAATAAAGTTTTGAGATTCTGGACAACTTTTCTTGAGCCAATGCTGGGCATTCACTCCAGGCCACAGTCAAATGTGGCTACCAAAGATGATGCTTCAAAGCATCAAATGATTAAGCATACTGCTACAGGCACAACAGAAGGTGAAGATAGTCCCCATGCTGATGCTTCTGTGACAAACTTTAAGCAACCAAAGCCCAACTGCAATGGTGAATTGTCTACTTCTCCTCAACACAATTCAGGCAGGCTTAGCTTAAAGAATGTAGATGCTAAGGTAGGGCTTACAGCTGGTGAAAGATTAACCAACACTGATGCAGCTCTTTCTTCTGGATCAGATGCTAATCTTG ttTTACAATTTCAAGGGCATGGTGCAAACCTATTGCAATTAAATAATGGCCACTCTGAGGAAAATAATGGAGCCAAACCTATCACAGGAGATTTACACTCTTTAGAG GTTGGGGAGACTGTGAGATTGAATCAATTGAAAAATGGTGAGCTTGCAGAAGGATCTAGACTAACTGCATACAAGGAAGATGTGATTGGTCCTtataaaaatgagaaagaagAGG GGATTCGTGAAGAGAATTGTGCAGATGCTGCAGGTGAAAACGATGAAGATGCAGATGATGAGGAGAGTGAGAATGTTTCTGAGGCTGGAGAAGACGTTTCAGGCAGTGAGTCTGCTGCAGATGATTGCTCACGTGAAGAGCATGATGAAGAGGACGACGGAGAGCACGACCTTAATGGTAAGGCCGAGAGTGAAGGTGAGGCTGAGAACAATAGCGAAGCTCACGATACAGGAGCAGATGGTGCATCAGTACCACAGTCCGAACGTTTTCTTATGACCTGCAAACCTCTGTCAAAGTACGTGGCATCTCCAATACTAGGTGCTGGGAAGAAGGATCAGCGgtttttttatggaaatgaCACCTTTTATGTGTTGTTTCGGCTGCATCAG ACACTGTATGAGAGAATATTGTCAGCTAAGGTGAATTCATTATCTGCTGAAAGTAAATGGCGAACAACAAATGATGATAGTTCTGATCCTTATGCCAG GTTCACGAGCTCATTGTTTAATTTACTTGATGGATCTTCTGATAATACAAAATTTGAAGATGATTGTCGATCATTGATTGGAAACCAGTCTTATATGCTCTTCACTTTAGATAAGTTAATATATAAGCTGGTCAAACAG CTCCAAACTGTTTCAAGTGATGAAGTGGACTGTAAACTTATTCAGTTGTATGAATATGAAGATTCTAGAAAACCTGAGAAGTATGTTGATTCAGTTTATTACGAAAACGTCCATGTCCTCTTGCATGAAGAGAACATATACCGGTTTCAGTGT ACGACTTCACCCACTTGCTTATCTATCCAATTAATGGATGACGGAAATGAGAAGTCAGAAGTAGTTGCTGTTTCAGTAGATCCTAATTTTTCATCCTATCTTCATAACGATTATCTTTCGGTTGCTCACGGGAAAAAGTTGTCATCACCAGTAATGCTGAATAG GAATTTGCAAAAGTATGCTAACCTTGATGAATCTACTGCACTATCAACGGCTACCGAAAATGTTATGATAATGCATGGGTTGGAATGCAAGATGGCTGCCTCCTCATTCAAG ATCTCCTATGTACTAGACACAGAAGACTACTTTATCCGTTTAGGAAGGAGAAGAGAAAATAAACCAGCAGGATCGCACGCTCAGACAAGGGTTCAGAGGTTCCGTGGGTTTCTGGCAGCATCTCTGTGA
- the LOC121748653 gene encoding paired amphipathic helix protein Sin3-like 2 isoform X1, translating to MKRLRDDVFLNPQFKRPFGSSSRGESYGLPNPPIAGGGGGMDGVGAIGGGDGGAGGSVTGGGGTAVTAGGAQKLTTNDALSYLKDVKDMFQDQREKYDRFLDVMKDFKAQRIDTAGVIARVKELFKGHPNLILGFNTFLPKGYEITLTDEEEAPAKRTVEFEEAISFVNKIKRRFQNDDHVYKSFLDILNMYRKEHKGIKQVYEEVAALFEDHPDLLDEFTRFLPDTSSTVSAPQASFGRHSFHRYDERSSALPTTGQSHVDKQRLRRDSIIGPRGERDLSVECPDVDDDKSVTRLHKELKKHSEKDNRDMKNRDHDDRDPDIENNKDATIHRLSEKRKSVRKDYGDDKDASKSMYCHEFDFCEKVKERLRSADDYQAFLKCLHIYSTEIITRKELQSLVADLLGKFPDLMEGFKEFLEHCERLEGFLAGVMGKKTLWNEGNASKSIKIEEKEKEPKREVEGGKEKDRYNLKYWGKSIQELDLSNCQRCSPSYRLLPEDYPIPLASQRSELGAQVLNDHWVSVTSGSEDYSFKHMRRNQYEESLFRCEDDRFELDLLLESVSSTAKRAEELLNSINNKSTDSDSHIRIEDHFTALNLRCIERLYGDHGLDVMDILRKNPSHALPVVLTRLKQKQEDWTKCRLDFNKIWADIYSKNHYKSLDHRSFYFKQQDSKNLSTKALVAEIKEIKEKRQKEDSVLLSIVAGNRHSIVPDIEFEYSDAEIHDDVYKIIEYSCEEVCSTKEQINKVLRFWTTFLEPMLGIHSRPQSNVATKDDASKHQMIKHTATGTTEGEDSPHADASVTNFKQPKPNCNGELSTSPQHNSGRLSLKNVDAKVGLTAGERLTNTDAALSSGSDANLVLQFQGHGANLLQLNNGHSEENNGAKPITGDLHSLEVGETVRLNQLKNGELAEGSRLTAYKEDVIGPYKNEKEEGELSSNGDFEDNYGAYQDDTSPTLPLKNRGTDGVQYETGIREENCADAAGENDEDADDEESENVSEAGEDVSGSESAADDCSREEHDEEDDGEHDLNGKAESEGEAENNSEAHDTGADGASVPQSERFLMTCKPLSKYVASPILGAGKKDQRFFYGNDTFYVLFRLHQTLYERILSAKVNSLSAESKWRTTNDDSSDPYARFTSSLFNLLDGSSDNTKFEDDCRSLIGNQSYMLFTLDKLIYKLVKQLQTVSSDEVDCKLIQLYEYEDSRKPEKYVDSVYYENVHVLLHEENIYRFQCTTSPTCLSIQLMDDGNEKSEVVAVSVDPNFSSYLHNDYLSVAHGKKLSSPVMLNRNLQKYANLDESTALSTATENVMIMHGLECKMAASSFKISYVLDTEDYFIRLGRRRENKPAGSHAQTRVQRFRGFLAASL from the exons ATGAAGCGTTTGCGGGATGATGTGTTTTTAAACCCTCAATTTAAGAGACCATTCGGCTCTTCTTCTCGAGGAGAATC GTATGGCCTGCCAAATCCTCCTATAGCCGGTGGTGGTGGGGGCATGGATGGAGTTGGGGCAATAGGAGGAGGAGATGGTGGTGCTGGTGGCAGTGTTACTGGTGGTGGTGGTACGGCTGTTACAGCTGGAGGTGCACAAAAGCTCACGACAAATGATGCATTGAGTTATTTGAAGGATGTTAAGGACATGTTCCAGGATCAAAGGGAAAAATATGATAGGTTCCTTGATGTCATGAAAGACTTTAAGGCTCAAAG AATTGACACCGCTGGGGTCATAGCTAGGGTGAAAGAGTTGTTTAAAGGACATCCTAATCTAATACTTGGGTTTAACACATTCTTGCCTAAAGGATATGAAATTACCCTAACTGACGAGGAAGAGGCTCCAGCAAAGAGGACCGTTGAGTTTGAGGAGGCTATTAGTTTTGTCAATAAGATCAAG AGACGTTTTCAAAATGATGATCATGTGTATAAATCTTTCTTGGACATTTTGAATATGTACCGGAAAGAACATAAGGGTATAAAGCAGGTGTACGAAGAG GTTGCAGCACTTTTTGAGGACCACCCAGACCTTCTTGATGAATTCACGAGATTTCTGCCAGATACTTCATCCACAGTGTCAGCTCCTCAGGCTTCTTTTGGACGGCATTCTTTTCATCGTTATGATGAGAGGAGCTCTGCCCTACCCACAACAGGACAGTCTCATGTAGATAAG CAGCGGCTGCGAAGGGATAGTATCATCGGTCCCCGTGGAGAAAGAGATCTTAGTGTTGAATGTCCTGATGTTGATGATGATAAAAGCGTTACGCGATTGCACAAAGAGCTGAAGAAACATTCTGAAAAAGATAATAGGGATATGAAAAACCGTGATCATGATGACAGAGATCCTGACATCGAGAACAATAAGGACGCTACCATACATCGTCTTTCCGAGAAAAGAAAATCTGTTCGGAAAGACTATGGGGATGATAAAGATGCATCAAAAA GTATGTACTGCCATGAGTTTGACTTTTGTGAAAAGGTGAAGGAGAGGTTGCGCAGTGCGGATGATTACCAGGCATTTTTGAAATGCCTTCACATTTACAGTACAGAAATCATTACAAGAAAGGAATTACAGAGTTTG GTTGCTGATTTACTTGGTAAATTTCCTGATCTCATGGAAGGCTTCAAGGAATTTTTGGAGCACTGTGAGCGTTTAG AGGGTTTCTTGGCTGGTGTTATGGGCAAAA AAACATTATGGAATGAAGGAAATGCTTCGAAATCTATCAAAATAgaggaaaaagagaaagaaCCAAAACGTGAAGTGGAAGGAGGGAAAGAGAAAGATAGATACAATTTGAAATACTGGGGAAAGTCCATTCAAGAGCTGGACCTTTCCAATTGTCAACGCTGCTCCCCCAGTTATCGGCTTCTTCCTGAAGAT TATCCAATTCCCTTAGCTAGCCAGAGGTCAGAGCTTGGTgctcaagttttgaatgatcaTTGGGTGTCAGTGACATCTGGTAGTGAGGATTATTCTTTTAAACACATGCGAAGAAACCAGTACGAAGAAAGCCTCTTTAGGTGTGAAGATGATAG ATTTGAGCTAGACTTGTTATTGGAGTCTGTCAGTTCAACTGCGAAGCGAGCAGAGGAGCTTTTGAACAGTATTAATAACAAATCAACTGATTCAGACAGTCACATACGGATCGAAGACCATTTTACAG CTCTGAATTTAAGATGCATTGAACGCCTATACGGTGACCATGGTCTTGATGTGATGGACATTTTGCGTAAAAATCCGTCTCATGCATTGCCTGTTGTCCTAACCCGACTTAAGCAGAAGCAGGAGGACTGGACCAAGTGTCGTTTGGATTTTAACAAAATTTGGGCTGACATATATTCTAAGAACCATTACAAATCTCTTGATCACCGAAGTTTCTACTTCAAGCAACAAGATTCAAAGAACTTGAGCACAAAAG CTTTAGTGGCagaaataaaagaaatcaaGGAGAAAAGGCAGAAAGAGGATAGTGTGCTTCTTAGTATTGTTGCTGGAAATAGACACTCTATTGTTCCAGACATTGAATTTGAATATTCTGATGCTGAGATTCATGATGATGTTTATAAGATTATCGAATACTCATGCGAAGAAGTCTGCTCAACAAAAGAACAAATCAATAAAGTTTTGAGATTCTGGACAACTTTTCTTGAGCCAATGCTGGGCATTCACTCCAGGCCACAGTCAAATGTGGCTACCAAAGATGATGCTTCAAAGCATCAAATGATTAAGCATACTGCTACAGGCACAACAGAAGGTGAAGATAGTCCCCATGCTGATGCTTCTGTGACAAACTTTAAGCAACCAAAGCCCAACTGCAATGGTGAATTGTCTACTTCTCCTCAACACAATTCAGGCAGGCTTAGCTTAAAGAATGTAGATGCTAAGGTAGGGCTTACAGCTGGTGAAAGATTAACCAACACTGATGCAGCTCTTTCTTCTGGATCAGATGCTAATCTTG ttTTACAATTTCAAGGGCATGGTGCAAACCTATTGCAATTAAATAATGGCCACTCTGAGGAAAATAATGGAGCCAAACCTATCACAGGAGATTTACACTCTTTAGAG GTTGGGGAGACTGTGAGATTGAATCAATTGAAAAATGGTGAGCTTGCAGAAGGATCTAGACTAACTGCATACAAGGAAGATGTGATTGGTCCTtataaaaatgagaaagaagAGGGTGAGCTGTCCTCTAATGGGGATTTTGAAGATAATTATGGTGCCTATCAGGATGATACTTCACCAACATTGCCTCTGAAAAATCGTGGCACTGATGGCGTGCAATATGAAACAGGGATTCGTGAAGAGAATTGTGCAGATGCTGCAGGTGAAAACGATGAAGATGCAGATGATGAGGAGAGTGAGAATGTTTCTGAGGCTGGAGAAGACGTTTCAGGCAGTGAGTCTGCTGCAGATGATTGCTCACGTGAAGAGCATGATGAAGAGGACGACGGAGAGCACGACCTTAATGGTAAGGCCGAGAGTGAAGGTGAGGCTGAGAACAATAGCGAAGCTCACGATACAGGAGCAGATGGTGCATCAGTACCACAGTCCGAACGTTTTCTTATGACCTGCAAACCTCTGTCAAAGTACGTGGCATCTCCAATACTAGGTGCTGGGAAGAAGGATCAGCGgtttttttatggaaatgaCACCTTTTATGTGTTGTTTCGGCTGCATCAG ACACTGTATGAGAGAATATTGTCAGCTAAGGTGAATTCATTATCTGCTGAAAGTAAATGGCGAACAACAAATGATGATAGTTCTGATCCTTATGCCAG GTTCACGAGCTCATTGTTTAATTTACTTGATGGATCTTCTGATAATACAAAATTTGAAGATGATTGTCGATCATTGATTGGAAACCAGTCTTATATGCTCTTCACTTTAGATAAGTTAATATATAAGCTGGTCAAACAG CTCCAAACTGTTTCAAGTGATGAAGTGGACTGTAAACTTATTCAGTTGTATGAATATGAAGATTCTAGAAAACCTGAGAAGTATGTTGATTCAGTTTATTACGAAAACGTCCATGTCCTCTTGCATGAAGAGAACATATACCGGTTTCAGTGT ACGACTTCACCCACTTGCTTATCTATCCAATTAATGGATGACGGAAATGAGAAGTCAGAAGTAGTTGCTGTTTCAGTAGATCCTAATTTTTCATCCTATCTTCATAACGATTATCTTTCGGTTGCTCACGGGAAAAAGTTGTCATCACCAGTAATGCTGAATAG GAATTTGCAAAAGTATGCTAACCTTGATGAATCTACTGCACTATCAACGGCTACCGAAAATGTTATGATAATGCATGGGTTGGAATGCAAGATGGCTGCCTCCTCATTCAAG ATCTCCTATGTACTAGACACAGAAGACTACTTTATCCGTTTAGGAAGGAGAAGAGAAAATAAACCAGCAGGATCGCACGCTCAGACAAGGGTTCAGAGGTTCCGTGGGTTTCTGGCAGCATCTCTGTGA